One genomic window of Psychrobacter cibarius includes the following:
- a CDS encoding ATP-binding protein, with protein sequence MNGNDVTACNLKQHTPKSVINVAILGAESTGKTTLCRDLAAHFGCPWVPEYMRTYLQAKWDKEHLTCTWDDLLPIAQGQIELENKLAAQAAQNSDSSYLFCDTSLFELMVYANWYYGDCPKALTNAALTHHYDLILLTEVDIPWVADDLRDSPHQRDEISAYFESQLTRHQKPFHRIGGDRDERVQQVLEWLS encoded by the coding sequence ATGAATGGCAACGACGTTACCGCTTGCAACCTAAAGCAGCATACGCCTAAATCGGTCATCAATGTCGCTATCCTAGGGGCAGAGAGCACTGGTAAGACCACGCTATGTCGCGACTTGGCAGCGCATTTTGGTTGCCCTTGGGTGCCAGAATACATGCGCACCTATCTACAAGCGAAATGGGATAAGGAACACCTCACTTGCACTTGGGATGATTTACTCCCTATTGCACAAGGTCAAATTGAGTTAGAAAATAAACTCGCCGCACAAGCCGCGCAAAATTCTGATAGCAGCTACTTGTTTTGTGACACCAGTTTATTTGAGCTAATGGTTTATGCCAACTGGTATTATGGTGATTGCCCTAAAGCGCTCACCAATGCGGCGTTAACGCATCATTATGATTTGATTCTATTAACCGAAGTTGATATTCCGTGGGTCGCCGATGATTTGCGTGATAGCCCACATCAACGTGATGAAATCAGTGCTTATTTTGAAAGTCAGCTGACCCGTCACCAAAAGCCATTTCATCGCATAGGTGGTGATAGAGATGAGCGGGTACAACAAGTGCTTGAATGGCTTTCTTAA
- a CDS encoding TIGR00645 family protein has product MLKNIERYLEKTIFNSRWILAPFYLGLVLGIILLFIKFIQKTVMMFNTVFSASVSDVIVNILVLVDLSLVASLLLIIIFSGYEIFVSKIDTGDHVDRPSWMGKVDFSGLKLKVIGAIVAISAIDLLKSFMDIPNELSEGEADKLMWKVIIHMTFVLSGLLFAIMDKVVGDTKKH; this is encoded by the coding sequence ATGCTAAAAAACATTGAACGATACCTAGAAAAAACCATCTTTAACAGCCGCTGGATATTAGCGCCTTTTTATTTAGGGCTGGTCTTAGGGATTATTTTATTATTTATAAAGTTCATTCAAAAAACAGTCATGATGTTCAATACTGTATTTAGCGCTTCTGTATCAGATGTCATTGTTAATATATTAGTGTTGGTCGACCTCTCTTTAGTAGCCAGTTTATTATTAATTATTATATTTAGTGGCTATGAAATATTTGTCTCAAAAATTGACACTGGTGATCACGTTGATCGACCTAGTTGGATGGGCAAAGTAGATTTTTCTGGTCTAAAACTAAAAGTCATCGGTGCCATTGTCGCTATTTCTGCGATTGATCTGTTAAAATCGTTTATGGATATTCCTAATGAATTGAGTGAGGGTGAAGCGGACAAACTCATGTGGAAAGTCATCATTCATATGACTTTTGTGTTGTCTGGCTTATTGTTTGCTATTATGGATAAAGTGGTTGGTGATACTAAAAAACACTGA
- the creD gene encoding cell envelope integrity protein CreD, whose product MQKTLLTKLSIIAGLCIIFAIGLGMIGSVIYERQNYAASVVKEIAQQHVNPQEVITPFIIIPTTITPECQITAPETTSKCAPSYLKNEIIFASQTQAIQNLEVSTDTYKRGIYHATSYDGALTFDQRYTFDQAISSLYDTTSTASDAQGSVSTPANKNNTQPEKTIIHWNAAKLIIPVSDLRGVATLPTVTIDKKPIKATYPQTALLKNLTYVEVAIPQDILQRSVKNITSQQNGNNALATNGTSESLTSTEIVIDLPLAGISNVNTVPTGQNFNLTMRSNWHAPNFIGKALPNAKKLTAKGFEASWQNQYLTIANNQDLSQCVSIANNRCVVTSQATLDNNSQSMASGDALIAMEGAATAEATAIPDSYRNVRLNSFGVSFAEPNDVYLQTERTMKYALLLILVSFGTFFLFEVIKSSRIHPIQYLLVGCALFVFYVLLLPLAEQIVFWKAYAIAASACVGLIGWYAYYVLGGVKRAAIFTVTLAGLYAAFFGILTTEDMNLLLGAVFCFVLLACVMVMTRKIDWYKIA is encoded by the coding sequence ATGCAAAAAACACTATTGACTAAATTGTCCATCATCGCCGGGCTTTGTATTATTTTTGCCATCGGTCTCGGTATGATTGGCTCAGTCATCTACGAACGACAAAATTATGCCGCGTCGGTGGTTAAAGAAATTGCCCAGCAGCACGTCAATCCGCAAGAAGTCATCACCCCATTTATCATCATCCCTACCACAATTACACCTGAATGTCAGATTACAGCACCTGAAACAACCAGTAAATGTGCACCATCCTATTTAAAAAATGAAATTATCTTTGCCAGTCAGACCCAAGCCATACAAAATCTTGAAGTCAGCACTGATACCTACAAACGTGGCATCTATCATGCGACTAGTTATGATGGTGCGTTGACATTTGACCAGCGCTATACATTTGATCAAGCCATCAGCAGCTTATATGACACTACGAGCACAGCTAGTGACGCACAAGGTTCTGTCAGTACACCCGCCAATAAAAATAACACCCAGCCCGAAAAAACCATTATCCACTGGAATGCAGCAAAATTGATTATTCCAGTATCAGATCTGCGCGGCGTGGCGACGCTACCAACGGTGACCATTGATAAAAAACCGATAAAAGCGACCTACCCTCAGACAGCGCTGCTGAAAAACCTGACCTATGTAGAAGTAGCTATTCCGCAAGATATATTACAACGTTCAGTAAAAAACATAACGAGCCAGCAGAATGGCAATAACGCCCTTGCTACGAACGGTACTAGCGAGTCATTGACCAGTACAGAAATCGTCATTGATTTACCGTTAGCTGGTATTAGCAATGTAAACACTGTGCCGACTGGACAAAACTTTAACTTAACGATGCGCAGTAATTGGCATGCGCCAAACTTTATTGGTAAGGCGCTCCCCAATGCCAAAAAACTTACCGCTAAAGGTTTTGAAGCCAGTTGGCAAAATCAGTATTTAACAATAGCCAACAATCAAGATTTGTCGCAGTGTGTCAGCATCGCTAACAACCGATGTGTCGTCACCAGTCAAGCCACTCTCGATAATAATAGCCAGTCAATGGCTTCTGGTGATGCGCTTATAGCAATGGAAGGCGCTGCCACAGCAGAAGCTACCGCCATACCTGATAGCTATCGAAACGTGCGCCTGAACAGCTTTGGTGTGAGTTTTGCTGAGCCTAATGATGTGTATTTACAAACTGAACGAACGATGAAATATGCCTTATTATTAATCTTAGTATCATTCGGCACTTTCTTCTTATTTGAAGTGATCAAATCCAGCCGTATTCACCCTATTCAATATCTGTTGGTCGGTTGTGCGCTGTTTGTGTTTTATGTCTTACTATTACCACTTGCGGAGCAAATTGTCTTTTGGAAAGCGTATGCCATTGCTGCCAGCGCCTGTGTTGGACTCATTGGTTGGTATGCTTATTATGTACTGGGCGGCGTCAAGCGAGCGGCGATTTTTACTGTCACACTGGCAGGATTGTATGCGGCGTTTTTCGGCATATTAACCACCGAAGATATGAATTTATTGCTTGGTGCTGTCTTCTGTTTTGTGCTACTCGCTTGCGTGATGGTCATGACCCGTAAAATTGATTGGTATAAAATTGCCTAA
- a CDS encoding DUF421 domain-containing protein, translating into MDWASIFIHDTTWAFALEILVRVSVMFVLIISFLRLTGKRGVRQLSIFELTIILSLGSIAGDPMFNEDLPIIQAVLVMSAVILLYRLCTWIMMEFQPFEDLLEGKSLYIVEDGMLVLDKIKKGKMSHDEFFTEMRQQGVEHLGQVRTGLLETDGNFSILLYPPENTGYGMPLFPKQYQPVEEIESETYYACMHCGYVDYISDPNQLCERCENGCRDWAKALNSEIIR; encoded by the coding sequence ATGGATTGGGCAAGTATCTTTATTCATGACACCACTTGGGCATTTGCGCTTGAGATATTGGTGCGCGTCAGCGTCATGTTTGTGCTGATTATCTCGTTTTTGCGTTTGACGGGCAAACGCGGCGTCCGTCAGCTGTCAATCTTTGAGTTGACCATTATTTTATCATTGGGTTCTATCGCAGGTGACCCTATGTTTAACGAGGATTTGCCGATTATTCAGGCGGTGCTGGTCATGAGCGCTGTTATCCTGCTTTATCGATTGTGCACGTGGATCATGATGGAATTCCAACCTTTTGAAGATCTATTAGAAGGGAAGTCGCTCTATATTGTAGAAGATGGGATGCTGGTACTTGATAAGATTAAAAAGGGTAAAATGTCTCATGATGAGTTTTTTACTGAAATGCGCCAACAAGGGGTCGAGCATTTGGGTCAAGTGCGTACAGGCTTGCTAGAGACAGACGGTAATTTTAGCATATTGTTATATCCGCCTGAAAACACTGGCTATGGTATGCCGCTTTTCCCTAAGCAGTATCAACCTGTCGAAGAGATAGAGTCAGAAACATATTACGCATGTATGCACTGCGGCTATGTCGATTATATATCTGACCCAAATCAGCTCTGTGAACGCTGTGAGAATGGATGTCGAGACTGGGCGAAGGCCTTGAATAGTGAGATCATTAGATGA
- a CDS encoding DMT family transporter, whose product MKATLYTVIALIAFAANSLFCRMALAEGHIDAWSFTILRLLSAAVCLGIIMTIHAYRLRQHVREPDSIAHAAILNDKGSWLSSLSLVIYALCFSIAYVELDTGTGALILFSAVQLTMIGWGIYKKEQLSGLQWLAFIVAVSGFVYLMLPSAAVPSLLAAVLMAISGAAWGIYSIRGKSCVSPLRATGFNFIRSLIAAPILLVIGMTYLENIGLENINLGDITIKGVLLAFASGAIASGIGYSIWYMAMPLLKNTQAAVVQLCVPILAAILGVVFLSEQLTLPFVIASSVILGAVLVFILNREKAPT is encoded by the coding sequence TTGAAAGCCACCTTGTACACCGTTATTGCATTAATCGCCTTTGCTGCAAACTCTCTCTTTTGCCGTATGGCGTTAGCAGAGGGTCATATAGATGCTTGGAGCTTTACCATTCTGCGCCTGCTGAGCGCTGCTGTCTGCCTAGGTATTATCATGACCATTCATGCTTATCGGTTACGACAGCATGTACGAGAGCCTGACAGCATTGCTCACGCTGCTATTTTAAACGACAAAGGTAGCTGGTTAAGTAGCCTGAGCTTAGTGATTTATGCGCTATGCTTTTCGATTGCTTATGTAGAGTTGGATACTGGTACAGGAGCGCTGATTCTATTTTCAGCGGTTCAGCTGACGATGATTGGTTGGGGCATCTATAAAAAAGAGCAATTGAGCGGCTTACAATGGCTGGCATTTATCGTAGCGGTATCAGGGTTTGTCTATTTGATGCTACCGTCAGCAGCGGTGCCTTCGTTACTGGCGGCGGTGCTTATGGCAATCAGTGGTGCTGCTTGGGGCATATATAGCATACGCGGCAAATCATGCGTGTCACCGCTGCGAGCCACAGGTTTTAATTTCATTCGGAGTCTGATAGCAGCGCCCATACTGTTAGTGATAGGCATGACTTATCTAGAAAATATAGGCTTGGAAAACATCAATTTAGGTGATATTACTATAAAAGGAGTACTTTTGGCCTTTGCGTCAGGAGCGATCGCATCCGGTATAGGCTATAGCATCTGGTATATGGCCATGCCTTTGTTAAAAAACACCCAAGCAGCAGTTGTACAACTGTGTGTACCTATACTGGCTGCGATATTAGGCGTGGTGTTTTTATCTGAGCAATTGACCTTGCCATTCGTTATAGCAAGCTCAGTTATCTTGGGTGCAGTATTGGTATTTATTTTAAATAGAGAAAAAGCCCCTACGTGA
- a CDS encoding MliC family protein, with the protein MKKLLAVAPFALLLSACATNAPTTTTPETNTQPVVQSFTCEDNGQLTAAYTANGQTANLNVTLPKVGLTNAKITMEQAVSGSGARYVNNVNPKTTYDWHTKADYGIMTIKSDNGQQYQVNCQL; encoded by the coding sequence ATGAAAAAATTATTAGCCGTAGCACCTTTTGCTCTATTATTGTCTGCCTGCGCCACTAATGCACCAACCACTACGACCCCAGAGACCAATACTCAGCCAGTAGTCCAATCATTCACTTGTGAAGACAATGGTCAACTCACTGCTGCTTACACTGCAAATGGTCAAACTGCTAACCTAAACGTGACCTTGCCTAAAGTTGGCTTGACCAACGCAAAAATCACCATGGAGCAAGCGGTATCAGGTTCTGGCGCTCGTTATGTCAATAATGTTAACCCTAAAACCACTTACGATTGGCACACCAAAGCGGATTACGGCATCATGACCATCAAATCAGACAATGGTCAACAATACCAAGTGAACTGCCAACTATAA
- a CDS encoding organic hydroperoxide resistance protein, which yields MKIFYKTRATATGGRSGHTGLDDGSLAFDLVSFQETDKEGVNPEQLFAMGYAACFDSALNLTAQQMKLPITASKTSTQVGIGMKADGSYNLDIDLYVEVSGIDEAQAQTLVETAHQVCPYSNATRGNVDARLHVTVV from the coding sequence ATGAAAATTTTCTATAAAACGCGCGCAACGGCAACCGGTGGTCGTTCTGGTCATACAGGTCTTGACGATGGTTCGCTAGCTTTTGATCTGGTCTCTTTTCAAGAAACAGACAAGGAAGGTGTCAATCCAGAGCAGCTTTTTGCAATGGGTTATGCGGCTTGTTTTGATAGTGCTTTAAATCTGACCGCTCAGCAAATGAAACTGCCAATCACTGCCTCAAAAACCTCGACCCAAGTGGGTATTGGTATGAAAGCCGATGGTAGCTATAACCTAGACATAGATTTGTATGTTGAAGTGTCGGGCATTGATGAGGCTCAAGCGCAAACACTGGTCGAAACAGCTCACCAAGTTTGCCCATACTCTAATGCCACTCGCGGTAATGTCGATGCACGTTTGCATGTGACCGTGGTTTAA
- a CDS encoding AraC family transcriptional regulator, with protein MKTKTVEQLFSILPKNQTIESDISGLFFYCADRPRKTISYIQEPSICIVLQGTREIYLGTDCQKFDDSSLMFCPVNIPINMHIKHATVEKPVIVLSMKLNLALIREVMAQIPPQKNADYEHQGIKWPLEDTILTAFERLIDLLNYPNDIEFLSPLIQQEIYYRLLSAQQGHKLRQLVVNGSHTHRIAQATDWLKAHLEEPVIIEDLASRCGMSVSGFHQHFKEITQLSPLQYQKSLRLMKARQLIQLGEAQVSQIAMQVGYESPSQFSREYKRLFGVSPSSELNI; from the coding sequence ATGAAAACAAAAACGGTAGAGCAGCTATTTAGTATATTACCCAAAAACCAAACTATCGAATCAGACATTTCAGGCTTGTTTTTTTATTGTGCCGACAGACCAAGAAAGACTATCAGCTATATCCAAGAACCTAGCATATGTATTGTCTTACAAGGCACGCGTGAAATTTACTTAGGTACAGATTGCCAGAAATTTGATGACAGCAGTCTGATGTTCTGCCCTGTCAATATTCCTATAAACATGCATATCAAACACGCCACTGTAGAAAAGCCTGTCATCGTATTGTCTATGAAATTAAATCTAGCGCTCATTCGTGAGGTAATGGCACAAATACCACCTCAGAAAAATGCCGATTATGAGCATCAAGGTATAAAATGGCCATTAGAAGACACCATATTAACCGCATTCGAACGGCTGATAGACTTGCTTAATTATCCAAATGATATAGAGTTTTTATCACCTTTAATTCAGCAAGAGATTTATTATCGTCTGCTCTCAGCACAGCAAGGTCATAAGCTTCGGCAACTGGTGGTTAATGGCAGTCACACCCACCGTATTGCCCAAGCTACCGATTGGCTAAAAGCGCATTTAGAAGAGCCCGTCATCATAGAAGATTTGGCCAGTCGATGCGGTATGAGTGTGTCGGGATTTCATCAACATTTTAAAGAAATCACTCAACTAAGCCCGCTTCAATATCAAAAAAGCCTACGATTGATGAAAGCACGGCAGCTTATTCAACTCGGCGAGGCACAAGTATCGCAAATCGCCATGCAAGTAGGCTATGAAAGTCCCAGCCAATTTAGCCGTGAATATAAACGGCTATTTGGAGTAAGCCCAAGCAGTGAGTTAAATATCTAG
- the hrpA gene encoding ATP-dependent RNA helicase HrpA: MVVDLPVLAKDSYYLSRLERELARAAVAKNKKVSDDKADDGLTKKRAQYEKIKTRSQQAVQARMDSIPEKLAEKLNLDLPVSQRAEDLVQAIIDHQVIIVAGETGSGKTTQLPKLAMLAGRGITGQIGHTQPRRLAARSVANRIAEELGEQLGNTVSFKIRFNEQGTAQSVVKLMTDGILLAELGHDRFLSKYDTIIIDEAHERSLNIDFIMGYLKKLLPKRPDLKVIITSATLDTKRFSEYFSRYDNKLKRNVPAPIFNVEGRSFPVEVRYRPLTDEPVNSSDDDSYDDFEENLPRAVVAAVEECFSDAQNKGHADQADILIFAATEAEIRELQEVLERHGPKHTEVLPLFARQTYEEQQRIFQPSGRGRRIVIATNVAETALTVPGIRYVIDLGFARISRYSYRSRVQRLPIEAISQAAANQRKGRCGRVAPGVCIRLYSEEDFTGRPEFTEPEILRTNLASVILQMANLRLGSVDDFAFIEPPDSRLVTDGHKLLDELGAITSKNEVTAAHQNNQPKPKKGLDHLSLTPTGQKMARMPIDPRLARMLVAGSDFDCIREMLIVVAALAVQDPRERPANKRQQADQKHAEFRQDDSDFLFYLSLWKALFEKDEDGNKLSGNQRKQFTKKNYLSFPRVREWNQTHRQLVQMVTDLKLTDVKEAKASDKGADKNSSLENMTSDPTAIEDEELKAVRYANLHRALLTGLLSTIAHKTENRGEYLAARQQKAKIFPASTVFKQVPPWVMAFEVVETSQVFMRTVAKIEPEWIISAAGDLLKYHYFEPHWSKKTGRVKAYAQISLFGLIIISKQLTNYEQVNLAESREIFIRDGLVTGNLGRQAPFLQHNMDKIADIERIEDKLRRRDLLVDEEALYQFYDKKIPEHIASRKAFEDWRAEVEKTDAKYLFFTDDDVLNSQAPTTGDFPEVWKLGDLKLPLRYVFDPSSDDDGVTIRVPLVALPQLDAIELLWGVPGWRYELVLQLLKSLPKDIRRQIVPIPDTADSLFDELQPAGGQGLLKQLCQALNRRGVMSVTPDSFNPSSIDRYLQPQICVVDDKNRIIEKGRDLQTLQIRHASETRQAVNEQQGTHTEFPEHFAFSKNHHSAGVVMKQFAALVADASGEAVSIHQYTDVNAALQAHRIGVLTLIKGKLGAKKKQLTSQIDKIFKLAFAPLGDMEKLKTIVIDAALDASLEEHYVLFDHSADLPESADDTAVALAEELPFTPEEYEKTLEVVSGNFLLTGQNVIKILKNVYTRWQRIRQSLLMLDREVFGESIEDIEDQLEDLHLADFVYRMDYSHWQQYPRYLEALEIRIERLEHNLESDLEGVYALDVHMERLANCANDKAISEYRWMVEEYRIQLFAQPMKTRMAVSPKRLSKMWDKMS; this comes from the coding sequence ATGGTTGTTGATTTACCAGTACTCGCTAAAGACAGTTATTATTTAAGTCGTCTTGAGCGTGAACTGGCAAGGGCTGCCGTGGCTAAAAATAAAAAAGTTTCTGACGATAAAGCGGATGATGGGCTAACTAAAAAACGTGCGCAGTATGAAAAAATCAAGACCCGCTCACAGCAAGCGGTGCAGGCACGTATGGATAGCATTCCAGAAAAACTGGCAGAAAAACTGAATCTTGATTTGCCCGTGAGTCAACGTGCAGAAGATTTAGTACAGGCAATTATTGATCACCAAGTCATTATTGTTGCAGGGGAGACGGGTTCTGGTAAGACGACGCAATTGCCGAAGCTGGCAATGCTGGCAGGTCGTGGTATCACTGGGCAGATAGGGCATACCCAGCCTCGACGATTGGCCGCGCGCAGTGTGGCAAACCGTATCGCTGAAGAACTGGGCGAGCAGCTCGGTAATACTGTCAGCTTCAAGATTCGCTTTAATGAGCAAGGTACGGCGCAATCTGTTGTTAAGCTCATGACCGATGGTATCTTGCTGGCAGAATTGGGGCATGATAGATTCTTGAGTAAATACGATACCATCATTATTGATGAGGCGCATGAGCGTAGCTTAAACATTGATTTTATTATGGGTTATCTGAAAAAGCTACTGCCCAAACGTCCTGATTTAAAAGTGATTATTACCTCAGCAACACTTGATACCAAACGCTTTAGTGAATATTTTAGCCGCTATGATAATAAGCTAAAACGCAACGTACCTGCGCCTATTTTCAATGTCGAAGGTCGTAGTTTTCCTGTTGAAGTTCGTTACCGTCCGCTGACCGATGAGCCAGTGAACAGCTCGGATGATGACAGCTATGATGACTTTGAAGAAAATCTGCCACGTGCGGTCGTTGCCGCCGTCGAAGAATGCTTTAGCGATGCACAAAATAAAGGTCATGCCGATCAAGCGGACATTCTCATATTTGCAGCGACAGAAGCTGAGATTCGTGAGCTACAAGAGGTGCTTGAGCGTCATGGACCCAAGCACACCGAAGTGCTGCCACTATTTGCACGGCAGACTTATGAAGAGCAGCAGCGCATCTTTCAACCGTCAGGTCGTGGTCGGCGTATCGTTATTGCGACCAACGTTGCCGAGACCGCGCTGACCGTACCTGGTATCCGCTATGTGATTGACTTGGGTTTTGCGCGGATATCACGCTATTCGTATCGCTCGCGCGTACAGCGTTTACCGATTGAGGCGATCTCGCAAGCGGCTGCCAATCAGCGTAAAGGTCGCTGCGGTCGTGTTGCGCCGGGTGTTTGTATCCGTCTTTATAGTGAAGAGGACTTTACCGGTCGTCCAGAATTTACCGAACCTGAGATTTTACGGACCAATCTTGCATCCGTTATTTTACAGATGGCCAATCTGCGCTTAGGTAGTGTTGATGATTTTGCCTTTATCGAGCCACCCGATAGCCGCTTGGTTACTGATGGGCATAAATTGCTTGATGAGTTAGGCGCGATTACCTCTAAAAATGAAGTAACTGCTGCTCATCAAAACAATCAGCCAAAACCAAAAAAAGGTCTCGACCATTTAAGCCTGACGCCAACTGGACAAAAAATGGCGCGTATGCCAATCGATCCAAGGCTAGCACGTATGTTGGTTGCGGGCAGTGATTTTGATTGTATCCGTGAGATGCTGATTGTAGTAGCGGCTCTTGCTGTACAGGATCCACGCGAGCGTCCTGCCAATAAACGCCAGCAAGCCGATCAAAAGCATGCGGAGTTTCGTCAAGATGATTCCGACTTTTTATTCTATTTAAGTCTGTGGAAAGCCCTATTTGAAAAAGATGAAGATGGCAATAAGCTGTCTGGTAATCAGCGAAAGCAGTTTACAAAGAAAAACTATCTGAGCTTTCCGCGGGTGCGTGAATGGAATCAAACCCATCGTCAGTTAGTACAAATGGTCACAGACCTTAAGCTGACGGATGTTAAAGAGGCAAAAGCTTCTGATAAAGGAGCTGATAAAAATTCTTCGTTAGAAAACATGACCAGCGATCCTACCGCGATCGAAGATGAAGAACTCAAAGCGGTTAGATATGCCAATTTACACCGCGCATTATTGACAGGTCTATTGTCTACGATTGCGCACAAAACTGAGAATCGCGGTGAATACTTAGCAGCTCGCCAGCAAAAAGCCAAAATATTCCCAGCCAGTACGGTATTTAAACAAGTACCGCCTTGGGTCATGGCTTTTGAAGTGGTCGAAACCTCACAAGTCTTTATGCGCACTGTTGCCAAAATTGAACCAGAATGGATTATCTCAGCGGCAGGCGACTTATTAAAATATCACTACTTTGAGCCGCATTGGTCGAAAAAGACTGGACGAGTGAAAGCCTATGCGCAGATTAGTCTGTTTGGTCTCATAATCATTAGTAAGCAGCTGACCAACTATGAGCAAGTGAACTTGGCTGAGTCACGAGAAATCTTCATTCGTGATGGTCTGGTGACTGGTAATTTGGGGCGTCAAGCGCCATTTTTACAGCATAATATGGATAAAATTGCCGACATTGAACGCATTGAAGATAAGTTACGTCGCCGTGATTTGTTGGTTGACGAAGAAGCACTGTATCAATTTTATGATAAAAAAATACCTGAGCATATTGCCAGCCGCAAAGCCTTTGAAGATTGGCGTGCCGAGGTCGAAAAAACTGATGCCAAATATCTATTCTTTACCGATGATGACGTGCTTAACAGCCAAGCACCAACGACAGGCGATTTTCCAGAAGTGTGGAAATTGGGTGATTTAAAATTACCGCTACGCTATGTCTTTGATCCATCAAGCGATGATGATGGCGTGACCATTCGTGTGCCACTGGTAGCGCTACCGCAGCTTGATGCGATCGAGCTATTGTGGGGCGTGCCCGGTTGGCGCTATGAGCTGGTATTGCAATTGCTCAAGTCATTGCCGAAAGACATTCGCCGTCAAATCGTACCGATTCCTGACACCGCCGATAGTTTGTTTGATGAATTGCAGCCCGCTGGTGGTCAAGGATTGCTCAAGCAGCTTTGCCAAGCGCTCAACCGTCGTGGCGTTATGTCAGTGACGCCTGATAGCTTTAATCCCTCTAGCATTGATCGCTATTTACAGCCGCAAATCTGTGTGGTCGACGACAAAAACCGCATTATCGAAAAGGGTCGCGACCTGCAAACGCTACAGATTCGTCATGCCTCTGAAACCCGCCAAGCGGTGAATGAGCAGCAAGGTACGCATACCGAATTCCCTGAGCATTTTGCCTTTAGCAAAAATCATCATAGTGCAGGAGTGGTGATGAAGCAATTTGCTGCTTTGGTTGCAGATGCATCAGGTGAAGCGGTATCTATCCATCAATATACCGATGTCAATGCAGCGTTACAGGCACACCGTATCGGGGTTTTGACCTTGATAAAAGGTAAGCTTGGTGCGAAGAAAAAACAGCTGACCAGCCAAATTGATAAGATATTTAAATTGGCATTCGCGCCACTTGGTGATATGGAAAAGCTAAAAACCATCGTCATCGACGCGGCATTGGACGCGTCGCTCGAAGAGCATTATGTATTATTTGATCATAGTGCTGATTTGCCTGAAAGTGCTGATGATACTGCCGTAGCGCTTGCTGAAGAATTGCCCTTTACACCAGAAGAGTACGAGAAAACCTTGGAAGTGGTGTCGGGTAACTTTCTATTGACAGGTCAAAACGTCATAAAAATCCTGAAAAATGTTTATACTCGCTGGCAACGTATTCGCCAAAGCTTACTCATGCTCGATCGAGAGGTATTTGGTGAGTCTATCGAAGATATCGAAGACCAGCTAGAAGACTTGCACTTGGCTGATTTTGTTTATCGTATGGATTATAGCCATTGGCAGCAGTATCCGCGCTATCTAGAGGCGCTTGAAATTCGTATCGAACGGCTTGAGCACAATCTTGAATCCGATCTCGAAGGGGTATACGCGCTTGATGTGCATATGGAGCGGCTGGCAAATTGTGCCAACGATAAAGCCATTAGTGAGTATCGCTGGATGGTCGAGGAGTATCGTATTCAGCTATTCGCGCAACCGATGAAAACCCGCATGGCAGTGTCACCGAAGCGCCTAAGCAAGATGTGGGATAAAATGAGTTAA
- a CDS encoding DUF1543 domain-containing protein, which translates to MPTLFMVQLGGRPKGRLIEQHDIFFGVANQVSELVDDINNHWPEVNNKWHIDSYRAITKVDNYSVKLIESNNKVDAENGLRLFFINLGGYQRGSFEEFHHKLLIVAATQADAIKQAKQSTFYKEFTFKDKDSPFNAASHIDDKFQVDIDDIYDVNDLVSNIQILIEPTIHNSHELANADEDKEYVGYLSIKNLRKLF; encoded by the coding sequence ATGCCAACACTCTTTATGGTACAGCTTGGTGGTCGCCCCAAAGGTCGTTTGATTGAGCAGCATGATATTTTCTTTGGTGTGGCCAATCAGGTGAGCGAGCTGGTAGACGATATCAATAATCATTGGCCAGAAGTCAACAATAAATGGCATATTGACTCGTATCGCGCTATTACTAAAGTTGATAATTATAGTGTCAAATTAATTGAATCAAACAACAAAGTAGATGCTGAGAATGGTTTAAGGTTGTTCTTTATTAATTTAGGTGGTTATCAGCGGGGGAGCTTTGAAGAGTTTCATCATAAACTGCTTATCGTCGCTGCTACTCAAGCAGATGCTATTAAACAAGCCAAACAAAGTACATTTTATAAAGAATTTACTTTTAAAGATAAAGACTCACCTTTTAATGCCGCATCGCACATTGATGATAAATTTCAGGTAGATATCGATGATATATACGACGTGAACGACCTTGTCTCAAACATACAGATTTTAATTGAGCCTACGATTCATAATAGTCACGAACTTGCAAATGCTGATGAAGATAAAGAGTATGTTGGTTATCTAAGTATCAAGAATTTAAGGAAGTTATTTTAA